A segment of the Bradyrhizobium sp. CCBAU 53340 genome:
GCGTGAAGGTCGTATTGGGCAAATGAGCTTCTCTTCATTGTGACCTTGTCGCGCGGCCGATTTGGGCCGTTTCATTCCCGATGGATCCCGTCATGTACAGAATTCGTATGGTCGATGCGTCTTATGACGACGTCGTCGATACCCTGGCTGATCTGCACCGGCTGACGTTCTTTGATGCTGCGGCGATGCCGCAATTCGACCTTGGAGCGTGGTGGCTCGCCTATCGCGGTGATGATGCGGTCGCTTTTGCCGGCGTCATGCCGTCCGCTTACGCGCGGAATAGTGGCTACTTCGCCAGGGTTGGGGTGGTTCAGCGGCACTGGGGCAGGGGGCTCCAGCTCCGACTGATGCGGGCGATCGAAGCGCGCGGTCGGCGCATCGGATGGGACGGCATCGTCTCCGATACGACGGACAATCTCGTTTCCGCGAATAACTTCATCAAGGCGGGCTATCGGCTCTACGAACCCGAGGTGCCCTGGGCCTGGTCACATACGCTCTACTGGCGAAGGTCGCTCCGCTGAACCGGGTTTCCCGTGCTGCGGAAGGAGACGCAACGCCAGACGGCATGTGCCGACCCAAGTGCGATCTTCCAACAGGAAAACCCGAGGACCCGGCAGCCTGAGTGCTGCCGGGTCTTTTTGCGTATTGAAGCGTTGTCGTTGAAGTACTTGCGAAGTTGCCTGCCCCGGGCTTTAGTTCGCTTGCGGGAAATTCGGCGAGCACAAGCCGATGTAAGGGAGCCTAGGAATGTCCACCAAGCCTCAATTGCCGGAACGTTCGTCGCGAGCGGCTGGAGGACCAACTGCGCTTGATGGCCTGCTGGTCATCGATTTCACGCGCGTGGTCGCGGGGCCCGCCTGCACACAGACGCTCGCCGACTTCGGGGCGCACGTCATCAAGATAGAAAACCCTGATGGTGGCGATGACACGCGCGCCTATGAGCATGCCGAGATCGGCGGTGAGAGCGCGGCCTATCTCAGCCTGAACCGCAACAAGAGCGGCATCGCGCTTGATCTCTCAGTTCCGGTGGCTCGCGAGATCGCGCTGGATCTGATCCGCAAGGCCGACGTGGTCGTGGAGAATTTCTCCAGCGGGGTCATGAAGAAATTCGGCCTCGACTATGAGGCCGTCGCGCCGCTCAATCCGCAGCTGGTCTATTGCTCGATCTCCGCATACGGCCGTACCGGACCGTTCGCCTCGCGCCCGGGCTTCGATCCCATTACGCAAGCCGAGAGCGGATTCATGTCGCTCAACGGGTTCGCCGATGGCCCAGCGGTTCGTACCGGCCCGCCGATTGTCGACATGGCGACGGGGATGTCGGCTTGCAATGCCATCCTGCTGGCGCTCTTGGCGCGGGATCGGCTCGGTCGCGGACAGCATGTTGAGGTCGCACTGTTCGACGTCGCCATGGGAATGACCGGCTTTTATGGCATGGCCTATCTGATTAATGGCGAAAACCCCGGACGGTTCGGCAATTCGCCGAGCGGGTCTCCCACCGTCGGTGTTTATGAGGCATCGGATGGTCCGCTTTACATGGCATGCGCCAATGATCGGCTGTATCGACGGCTGGTGGTCGAGGTGCTGAACCGGCCGGATCTCATCAACGAGCCGCAATTCGCCACGCGCAAGGCGCGTTCCGAGAACAAGGAGCTTTTGCGTGCTGCCATGGCGGAAGTGTTCGCGAGCGACACGCTCGAGACCTGGATGGCGAAGATGAAGCTGGCCAATATTCCAGTCGGCTATCTCCGGACCGTCGAAGAAGGATTCAATGCACCCGAAGCGCGCGAGCGCGCGCGCCTGAGCCGGATCCCGCATCGTACGGCGCAATGGGTGCCGAACATCGAGCCGCCGATCAGCATGAGCTTAACGGCGGCAGTTGATCCTATAGCAGCGCCGTTGCTGGGCGAGCATACGGAAGACGTCATGCGCGAGACGCTTGGTTACAGCGAGAACCGGATTGCGGCATTGGCCGAACAAGGGGCATTCGGGCCACGCAAGGCCACCACGCCGGGCTGAGTGCCGCACCAGCTTGATTTGGCAAGGTTCTCGCAGCATAAAGGAGCCGGAGCGAGGGACACGAATGGCGCCTGGTCAAGAGCCGAGCAAAGGTCAGTCGGTGGCGACAGACTCCGGCGAACGAGCTTATGCAGCGATGGTTGCCAAAGCCAGGTCGCTCTTGCCGCAGCTGCGGGAACGCGCGGCTCGCACTGAGGAATTGCGGCATCTACCCCCCGAGACCGAGCGCGACCTGCATGATGCCGGCCTATTCCGCATGCTTCAGCCGAAGCGCATCGGCGGCGCCGAGCTCGATTACGTTGCCCTGATCGATTGCGCAGAACTGCTGGGACGGGCCGATGCATCGGTGGCCTGGAATCTTGCCAACCTGGCGAGTCACCACTGGATGCTCGGCATGTTCGAGCAGCGTGCGCAGGATCTGGTCTGGGGCCGGGACCCCGAGGGACTGATCGCGTCATCGTTCATCTTTCCCGCCGGCCGCGCCACGAAGGTCGAAGGCGGATATCGGCTGCACGGAAGCTGGCCCTTCTCGTCGGGAGTTGGCTCCTGCGCATGGAATATGCTGGCGAGTGTCGTCTCGTCCGACGACGAGGCCGATGGCATCGAATACCGCATCTTTCTGTTGCCTAAGGCCGACTACAAGATCCTCGATACCTGGAACGTCGCTGGGCTGCGCGGCACCGGGTCGTCAGATGTCGAGGTCAGGGACGCCTTTGTGCCTGAGCATATGACGATCGCCGTGGGCGATCTCGCAGGAGGCGCGACACCTGGAAGCAAGGTGAACCCCAATCCGCTGTATGCGCTGCCGGTATTCTCGCTGTTTCCCTATGTGCTTTCCGGCGTAGCGCTCGGAAACGCACAGGCCTGCCTGGACGACTATACGGAGGTCGCGCGTCACCGCATATCGACGTACAACCGCGCCAAGCTGAGCGACTTCCAAAGTACGCAAATCAAGATCGCCGAGGCCTCCGCCAAGATCGATGCTGCGCGCCTCATCATGCGCTCGGCCTGCATCGAGGCGATGGAGGATGCTCGGTGCAACCGCACGCCAGACATGGCGAGGAAGACCAAATATCGGCGTGACGGGGCATTCTCGGTCAATCTGTGTACGGATGCCGTTTCGATGCTCTTTGCGGCGAGCGGGGCGCGGGGCCTGTTCACCACCGGCGTGCTGCAGCGGCAGTTTCGCGATGCGCACGCGATCAATTCGCACCTCGCATTCAATTTCGATGCGGCCGGAACCAATTATGGACGCGTTGCGCTTGGCTTGCCGTCCGAGAATCTCACCTTGTGAGGCCGGCTGATGAATGATCTGCCAAAGCAGCCGGCGGCTCCTGATCCGGCCAAAGAATTTGCAAGCGACAACTCGCAGATTGATCCACGTGATTTTCGCAACGCCCTCGGCACCTATGGAACCGGCGTAACGATCATCACGGCCACGGCCGTCGATGGAAAGCCGTATGGAATCACCTGCAATTCGTTTGCCTCGGTCTCCCTCAATCCTCCCCTGGTTCTCTGGAGCCTCGGGGTCTATTCATCGAGCCTGACCGTGTTTCAGAATGCCAGCCATTTCACCGTCCATGTGCTGGGCACTTCACAGCAGGCGCTTGCCAACAAGTTCGCAAAGTCGTCCGAGGACAAGTTCGCCGGCGTGGATTGGACACCGGGCCTTGGCAACGCGCCGGTGCTTGCCGAGAGCGTGGCGAGTTTTCAGTGTCGATCCGTCAATCGCTATTATGGCGGCGACCACGTGATCTTTCTCGGTGCTGTCGAGGCCTATGCTTACAACGCAAAGGAGCCGCTGCTGTTTGCGCGGGGGACGTATGGCCGGTTTCTGGTCGACGACGAGCGCGAGAAGTCGCCGTAAGGCAATTCAAGAACGCTTGTTGGTTCAGCGGTTCATGGCCGAGAGCTTGTAGATTTCCAAAGCGTCCGCATCCGCTCCGCGCGCAGCCCTGGCCAATCTGAAGATCTGTCCGGCCAGCGTCGCCATCGGCACTGGTGTTGATGTCGCCTGGGCGACATCTGCGACCGTATCGAGGTCCTTCAGCATCGTCGAGATGTGGCCGAGTGGCGGAGAGTGAATACCCTGGACCATCCGAGGTACGAAGAGCTGGAGCGGGATCGAATCCGCAAAGCCGCCGGCGAGTGCTTCGGGCAGCCGGCTCGCGTCAATTCCTGCATTCGAAGCAAGGCGCGTTGCTTCCGCGAGCACGGCCATCGCGCATCCGACGATCACCTGGTTGCAAAGCTTGGTGGTTTGGCCCGCACCGGTCGGGCCCATGTGGGTGAGCCTGCGCGCCATCGCCAGCACGTAGGGCCGCACCCTCTCGATATCGGCGGCCGCTCCGCCGGCCATGATGGCGAGCGTACCTTCCTCGGCACCCTTGGTGCCGCCGGACACCGGCGCATCGATCCAACCCGCTCCGTTCGCACCTTTCAATCTTGCCGCAAGCTCGCGCGCGGCGTCAGGGTGGATCGACGAGAAATCGACCACCAGCTTGCCCGCGCCGGGAGCCGTTGCAAGGCCCTCAGGTCCGAAGACGACCTCTTCAACGGCAGCGGCATCCGTCACGCACATGAAGACGATGCCCGTGTTCATCAGGAGGTCACGAGGCGTGCCTGCGCACCTGGCACCGGCCTCGACGAGCGGGGCCGCCTTACCCTCCGAACGGTTCCAGACGCTGACGTGGTAGCCTGCCTCGAGCAGGCGTCGGGCCATAGGCGTGCCCATCAATCCAAGACCGAGATAGCCGAGCCTCTCGACGCCTTGCGGGTTTGCCTTGCTCGCATCAGCCATAGGTTGCCTCCTTTTGCCGCGGCGCTGGCGGCGTGCGACCACCGCTGCACCATACATAACGCCTCCCGCAGCGAAACCAGCCGGGCTGCA
Coding sequences within it:
- a CDS encoding GNAT family N-acetyltransferase, with translation MYRIRMVDASYDDVVDTLADLHRLTFFDAAAMPQFDLGAWWLAYRGDDAVAFAGVMPSAYARNSGYFARVGVVQRHWGRGLQLRLMRAIEARGRRIGWDGIVSDTTDNLVSANNFIKAGYRLYEPEVPWAWSHTLYWRRSLR
- a CDS encoding CaiB/BaiF CoA-transferase family protein; translated protein: MSTKPQLPERSSRAAGGPTALDGLLVIDFTRVVAGPACTQTLADFGAHVIKIENPDGGDDTRAYEHAEIGGESAAYLSLNRNKSGIALDLSVPVAREIALDLIRKADVVVENFSSGVMKKFGLDYEAVAPLNPQLVYCSISAYGRTGPFASRPGFDPITQAESGFMSLNGFADGPAVRTGPPIVDMATGMSACNAILLALLARDRLGRGQHVEVALFDVAMGMTGFYGMAYLINGENPGRFGNSPSGSPTVGVYEASDGPLYMACANDRLYRRLVVEVLNRPDLINEPQFATRKARSENKELLRAAMAEVFASDTLETWMAKMKLANIPVGYLRTVEEGFNAPEARERARLSRIPHRTAQWVPNIEPPISMSLTAAVDPIAAPLLGEHTEDVMRETLGYSENRIAALAEQGAFGPRKATTPG
- a CDS encoding acyl-CoA dehydrogenase family protein; the encoded protein is MAPGQEPSKGQSVATDSGERAYAAMVAKARSLLPQLRERAARTEELRHLPPETERDLHDAGLFRMLQPKRIGGAELDYVALIDCAELLGRADASVAWNLANLASHHWMLGMFEQRAQDLVWGRDPEGLIASSFIFPAGRATKVEGGYRLHGSWPFSSGVGSCAWNMLASVVSSDDEADGIEYRIFLLPKADYKILDTWNVAGLRGTGSSDVEVRDAFVPEHMTIAVGDLAGGATPGSKVNPNPLYALPVFSLFPYVLSGVALGNAQACLDDYTEVARHRISTYNRAKLSDFQSTQIKIAEASAKIDAARLIMRSACIEAMEDARCNRTPDMARKTKYRRDGAFSVNLCTDAVSMLFAASGARGLFTTGVLQRQFRDAHAINSHLAFNFDAAGTNYGRVALGLPSENLTL
- a CDS encoding flavin reductase family protein, with the protein product MNDLPKQPAAPDPAKEFASDNSQIDPRDFRNALGTYGTGVTIITATAVDGKPYGITCNSFASVSLNPPLVLWSLGVYSSSLTVFQNASHFTVHVLGTSQQALANKFAKSSEDKFAGVDWTPGLGNAPVLAESVASFQCRSVNRYYGGDHVIFLGAVEAYAYNAKEPLLFARGTYGRFLVDDEREKSP
- a CDS encoding NAD(P)-dependent oxidoreductase, with the protein product MADASKANPQGVERLGYLGLGLMGTPMARRLLEAGYHVSVWNRSEGKAAPLVEAGARCAGTPRDLLMNTGIVFMCVTDAAAVEEVVFGPEGLATAPGAGKLVVDFSSIHPDAARELAARLKGANGAGWIDAPVSGGTKGAEEGTLAIMAGGAAADIERVRPYVLAMARRLTHMGPTGAGQTTKLCNQVIVGCAMAVLAEATRLASNAGIDASRLPEALAGGFADSIPLQLFVPRMVQGIHSPPLGHISTMLKDLDTVADVAQATSTPVPMATLAGQIFRLARAARGADADALEIYKLSAMNR